Proteins from a genomic interval of Oncorhynchus clarkii lewisi isolate Uvic-CL-2024 chromosome 13, UVic_Ocla_1.0, whole genome shotgun sequence:
- the LOC139423748 gene encoding uncharacterized protein isoform X5, producing the protein MLLARFLRRYRKLPIFLSLYFPLSPPSPDLPLFFPLCLFPSSIRMSSSLPRPRHVIWETEELVAYLHPQPWTPGTTILEPKTPRGPDEEPSPAQGSLFRLGEGAYLRLLLGSREVGALLCERLGVKRCALVCRPHPDSNSPPQIRVLPLHGLDSEWRPHLAGDEHYTHHDPGYVTSKSGPRWTDTSLQEIQAEIRAQLPSPNALPNLTFLGEDPSHPGLFSRIVRGEEQQWRVWEDEGHVAFLTPFPNAPGLTVLVPRRPLTSDIFRLEEADYTSLALATQKVAKVLEEGLGAWGVGLIFEGFEIDYAHAKLIPLLSPPSSHQVDGGSTTTTGSPSPQAQFSATYPGFVTSEDGPEASLECLKELQAKITQ; encoded by the exons ACTtcccatctttctgtctctctatttccctctttctcctccttctcctgacctccctctcttcttccccctctgtCTTTTCCCTTCCTCCATCAGGATGTCATCATCTCTTCCCCGACCTCGTCATGTGATCTGGgagacagaggagctggtggCCTACCTCCACCCACAGCCCTGGACCCCAG GCACTACCATCCTGGAGCCGAAGACCCCCAGGGGCCCAGATGAGGAACCAAGCCCAGCTCAGGGCAGTCTCTTCAGGCTGGGTGAGGGAGCCTACCTGAGGTTGCTGCTGGGGTCCAGGGAGGTGGGGGCCCTGCTGTGTGAGAGGCTGGGGGTGAAGAGATGTGCCCTGGTCTGCAGGCCCCACCCAGACAGTAACAGTCCACCCCAG ATCCGGGTGCTGCCGCTACACGGCCTTGACAGCGAGTGGCGCCCCCACCTGGCGGGAGATGAACACTACACCCACCACGACCCCGGCTACGTCACCTCTAAAAGCGGCCCTCGCTGGACTGACACGTCCCTCCAGGAGATCCAGGCCGAGATCCGGGCCCAGCTCCCTTCCCCCAATGCTCTACCAAACCTCACCTTCCTGGGGGAAGACCCATCACACCCCGGCCTCTTCTCCCGGATCGTCCGTGGAGAGGAGCAGCAGTGGAGGGTGTGGGAGGATGAGGGACACGTGGCATTCCTCACCCCCTTCCCCAACGCCCCCGGCCTCACCGTACTGGTCCCCCGTCGACCTCTGACCTCGGATATATTTAGACTTGAAGAGGCAGATTATACGAGTTTGGCACTGGCAACCCAGAAGGTGGCCAAGGTTTTGGAAGAGGGTCTCGGAGCGTGGGGGGTGGGGTTGATATTCGAGGGGTTTGAGATTGACTATGCTCATGCTAAATTGATACCTCTACTCTCTCCGCCCTCCTCTCACCAGGTTGATGGgggctccaccaccaccactggcTCTCCATCTCCTCAGGCCCAGTTTAGTGCCACCTATCCTGGGTTTGTGACCTCGGAGGATGGCCCTGAGGCCAGCCTGGAGTGTTTGAAGGAGTTACAGGCCAAAATCacacagtaa
- the LOC139423748 gene encoding uncharacterized protein isoform X3, with amino-acid sequence MLLARFLRRYRKMSSSLPRPRHVIWETEELVAYLHPQPWTPGTTILEPKTPRGPDEEPSPAQGSLFRLGEGAYLRLLLGSREVGALLCERLGVKRCALVCRPHPDSNSPPQIRVLPLHGLDSEWRPHLAGDEHYTHHDPGYVTSKSGPRWTDTSLQEIQAEIRAQLPSPNALPNLTFLGEDPSHPGLFSRIVRGEEQQWRVWEDEGHVAFLTPFPNAPGLTVLVPRRPLTSDIFRLEEADYTSLALATQKVAKVLEEGLGAWGVGLIFEGFEIDYAHAKLIPLLSPPSSHQVDGGSTTTTGSPSPQAQFSATYPGFVTSEDGPEASLECLKELQAKITQ; translated from the exons GATGTCATCATCTCTTCCCCGACCTCGTCATGTGATCTGGgagacagaggagctggtggCCTACCTCCACCCACAGCCCTGGACCCCAG GCACTACCATCCTGGAGCCGAAGACCCCCAGGGGCCCAGATGAGGAACCAAGCCCAGCTCAGGGCAGTCTCTTCAGGCTGGGTGAGGGAGCCTACCTGAGGTTGCTGCTGGGGTCCAGGGAGGTGGGGGCCCTGCTGTGTGAGAGGCTGGGGGTGAAGAGATGTGCCCTGGTCTGCAGGCCCCACCCAGACAGTAACAGTCCACCCCAG ATCCGGGTGCTGCCGCTACACGGCCTTGACAGCGAGTGGCGCCCCCACCTGGCGGGAGATGAACACTACACCCACCACGACCCCGGCTACGTCACCTCTAAAAGCGGCCCTCGCTGGACTGACACGTCCCTCCAGGAGATCCAGGCCGAGATCCGGGCCCAGCTCCCTTCCCCCAATGCTCTACCAAACCTCACCTTCCTGGGGGAAGACCCATCACACCCCGGCCTCTTCTCCCGGATCGTCCGTGGAGAGGAGCAGCAGTGGAGGGTGTGGGAGGATGAGGGACACGTGGCATTCCTCACCCCCTTCCCCAACGCCCCCGGCCTCACCGTACTGGTCCCCCGTCGACCTCTGACCTCGGATATATTTAGACTTGAAGAGGCAGATTATACGAGTTTGGCACTGGCAACCCAGAAGGTGGCCAAGGTTTTGGAAGAGGGTCTCGGAGCGTGGGGGGTGGGGTTGATATTCGAGGGGTTTGAGATTGACTATGCTCATGCTAAATTGATACCTCTACTCTCTCCGCCCTCCTCTCACCAGGTTGATGGgggctccaccaccaccactggcTCTCCATCTCCTCAGGCCCAGTTTAGTGCCACCTATCCTGGGTTTGTGACCTCGGAGGATGGCCCTGAGGCCAGCCTGGAGTGTTTGAAGGAGTTACAGGCCAAAATCacacagtaa
- the LOC139423748 gene encoding uncharacterized protein isoform X2 — protein MLLARFLRRLPIFLSLYFPLSPPSPDLPLFFPLCLFPSSIRMSSSLPRPRHVIWETEELVAYLHPQPWTPGTTILEPKTPRGPDEEPSPAQGSLFRLGEGAYLRLLLGSREVGALLCERLGVKRCALVCRPHPDSNSPPQIRVLPLHGLDSEWRPHLAGDEHYTHHDPGYVTSKSGPRWTDTSLQEIQAEIRAQLPSPNALPNLTFLGEDPSHPGLFSRIVRGEEQQWRVWEDEGHVAFLTPFPNAPGLTVLVPRRPLTSDIFRLEEADYTSLALATQKVAKVLEEGLGAWGVGLIFEGFEIDYAHAKLIPLLSPPSSHQVDGGSTTTTGSPSPQAQFSATYPGFVTSEDGPEASLECLKELQAKITQ, from the exons ACTtcccatctttctgtctctctatttccctctttctcctccttctcctgacctccctctcttcttccccctctgtCTTTTCCCTTCCTCCATCAGGATGTCATCATCTCTTCCCCGACCTCGTCATGTGATCTGGgagacagaggagctggtggCCTACCTCCACCCACAGCCCTGGACCCCAG GCACTACCATCCTGGAGCCGAAGACCCCCAGGGGCCCAGATGAGGAACCAAGCCCAGCTCAGGGCAGTCTCTTCAGGCTGGGTGAGGGAGCCTACCTGAGGTTGCTGCTGGGGTCCAGGGAGGTGGGGGCCCTGCTGTGTGAGAGGCTGGGGGTGAAGAGATGTGCCCTGGTCTGCAGGCCCCACCCAGACAGTAACAGTCCACCCCAG ATCCGGGTGCTGCCGCTACACGGCCTTGACAGCGAGTGGCGCCCCCACCTGGCGGGAGATGAACACTACACCCACCACGACCCCGGCTACGTCACCTCTAAAAGCGGCCCTCGCTGGACTGACACGTCCCTCCAGGAGATCCAGGCCGAGATCCGGGCCCAGCTCCCTTCCCCCAATGCTCTACCAAACCTCACCTTCCTGGGGGAAGACCCATCACACCCCGGCCTCTTCTCCCGGATCGTCCGTGGAGAGGAGCAGCAGTGGAGGGTGTGGGAGGATGAGGGACACGTGGCATTCCTCACCCCCTTCCCCAACGCCCCCGGCCTCACCGTACTGGTCCCCCGTCGACCTCTGACCTCGGATATATTTAGACTTGAAGAGGCAGATTATACGAGTTTGGCACTGGCAACCCAGAAGGTGGCCAAGGTTTTGGAAGAGGGTCTCGGAGCGTGGGGGGTGGGGTTGATATTCGAGGGGTTTGAGATTGACTATGCTCATGCTAAATTGATACCTCTACTCTCTCCGCCCTCCTCTCACCAGGTTGATGGgggctccaccaccaccactggcTCTCCATCTCCTCAGGCCCAGTTTAGTGCCACCTATCCTGGGTTTGTGACCTCGGAGGATGGCCCTGAGGCCAGCCTGGAGTGTTTGAAGGAGTTACAGGCCAAAATCacacagtaa
- the LOC139423748 gene encoding uncharacterized protein isoform X6 — translation MSSSLPRPRHVIWETEELVAYLHPQPWTPGTTILEPKTPRGPDEEPSPAQGSLFRLGEGAYLRLLLGSREVGALLCERLGVKRCALVCRPHPDSNSPPQIRVLPLHGLDSEWRPHLAGDEHYTHHDPGYVTSKSGPRWTDTSLQEIQAEIRAQLPSPNALPNLTFLGEDPSHPGLFSRIVRGEEQQWRVWEDEGHVAFLTPFPNAPGLTVLVPRRPLTSDIFRLEEADYTSLALATQKVAKVLEEGLGAWGVGLIFEGFEIDYAHAKLIPLLSPPSSHQVDGGSTTTTGSPSPQAQFSATYPGFVTSEDGPEASLECLKELQAKITQ, via the exons ATGTCATCATCTCTTCCCCGACCTCGTCATGTGATCTGGgagacagaggagctggtggCCTACCTCCACCCACAGCCCTGGACCCCAG GCACTACCATCCTGGAGCCGAAGACCCCCAGGGGCCCAGATGAGGAACCAAGCCCAGCTCAGGGCAGTCTCTTCAGGCTGGGTGAGGGAGCCTACCTGAGGTTGCTGCTGGGGTCCAGGGAGGTGGGGGCCCTGCTGTGTGAGAGGCTGGGGGTGAAGAGATGTGCCCTGGTCTGCAGGCCCCACCCAGACAGTAACAGTCCACCCCAG ATCCGGGTGCTGCCGCTACACGGCCTTGACAGCGAGTGGCGCCCCCACCTGGCGGGAGATGAACACTACACCCACCACGACCCCGGCTACGTCACCTCTAAAAGCGGCCCTCGCTGGACTGACACGTCCCTCCAGGAGATCCAGGCCGAGATCCGGGCCCAGCTCCCTTCCCCCAATGCTCTACCAAACCTCACCTTCCTGGGGGAAGACCCATCACACCCCGGCCTCTTCTCCCGGATCGTCCGTGGAGAGGAGCAGCAGTGGAGGGTGTGGGAGGATGAGGGACACGTGGCATTCCTCACCCCCTTCCCCAACGCCCCCGGCCTCACCGTACTGGTCCCCCGTCGACCTCTGACCTCGGATATATTTAGACTTGAAGAGGCAGATTATACGAGTTTGGCACTGGCAACCCAGAAGGTGGCCAAGGTTTTGGAAGAGGGTCTCGGAGCGTGGGGGGTGGGGTTGATATTCGAGGGGTTTGAGATTGACTATGCTCATGCTAAATTGATACCTCTACTCTCTCCGCCCTCCTCTCACCAGGTTGATGGgggctccaccaccaccactggcTCTCCATCTCCTCAGGCCCAGTTTAGTGCCACCTATCCTGGGTTTGTGACCTCGGAGGATGGCCCTGAGGCCAGCCTGGAGTGTTTGAAGGAGTTACAGGCCAAAATCacacagtaa
- the LOC139423748 gene encoding uncharacterized protein isoform X4, with translation MLLARFLRRMSSSLPRPRHVIWETEELVAYLHPQPWTPGTTILEPKTPRGPDEEPSPAQGSLFRLGEGAYLRLLLGSREVGALLCERLGVKRCALVCRPHPDSNSPPQIRVLPLHGLDSEWRPHLAGDEHYTHHDPGYVTSKSGPRWTDTSLQEIQAEIRAQLPSPNALPNLTFLGEDPSHPGLFSRIVRGEEQQWRVWEDEGHVAFLTPFPNAPGLTVLVPRRPLTSDIFRLEEADYTSLALATQKVAKVLEEGLGAWGVGLIFEGFEIDYAHAKLIPLLSPPSSHQVDGGSTTTTGSPSPQAQFSATYPGFVTSEDGPEASLECLKELQAKITQ, from the exons GATGTCATCATCTCTTCCCCGACCTCGTCATGTGATCTGGgagacagaggagctggtggCCTACCTCCACCCACAGCCCTGGACCCCAG GCACTACCATCCTGGAGCCGAAGACCCCCAGGGGCCCAGATGAGGAACCAAGCCCAGCTCAGGGCAGTCTCTTCAGGCTGGGTGAGGGAGCCTACCTGAGGTTGCTGCTGGGGTCCAGGGAGGTGGGGGCCCTGCTGTGTGAGAGGCTGGGGGTGAAGAGATGTGCCCTGGTCTGCAGGCCCCACCCAGACAGTAACAGTCCACCCCAG ATCCGGGTGCTGCCGCTACACGGCCTTGACAGCGAGTGGCGCCCCCACCTGGCGGGAGATGAACACTACACCCACCACGACCCCGGCTACGTCACCTCTAAAAGCGGCCCTCGCTGGACTGACACGTCCCTCCAGGAGATCCAGGCCGAGATCCGGGCCCAGCTCCCTTCCCCCAATGCTCTACCAAACCTCACCTTCCTGGGGGAAGACCCATCACACCCCGGCCTCTTCTCCCGGATCGTCCGTGGAGAGGAGCAGCAGTGGAGGGTGTGGGAGGATGAGGGACACGTGGCATTCCTCACCCCCTTCCCCAACGCCCCCGGCCTCACCGTACTGGTCCCCCGTCGACCTCTGACCTCGGATATATTTAGACTTGAAGAGGCAGATTATACGAGTTTGGCACTGGCAACCCAGAAGGTGGCCAAGGTTTTGGAAGAGGGTCTCGGAGCGTGGGGGGTGGGGTTGATATTCGAGGGGTTTGAGATTGACTATGCTCATGCTAAATTGATACCTCTACTCTCTCCGCCCTCCTCTCACCAGGTTGATGGgggctccaccaccaccactggcTCTCCATCTCCTCAGGCCCAGTTTAGTGCCACCTATCCTGGGTTTGTGACCTCGGAGGATGGCCCTGAGGCCAGCCTGGAGTGTTTGAAGGAGTTACAGGCCAAAATCacacagtaa
- the LOC139423748 gene encoding uncharacterized protein isoform X1: MVSFYTSRELGRKDLRLPIFLSLYFPLSPPSPDLPLFFPLCLFPSSIRMSSSLPRPRHVIWETEELVAYLHPQPWTPGTTILEPKTPRGPDEEPSPAQGSLFRLGEGAYLRLLLGSREVGALLCERLGVKRCALVCRPHPDSNSPPQIRVLPLHGLDSEWRPHLAGDEHYTHHDPGYVTSKSGPRWTDTSLQEIQAEIRAQLPSPNALPNLTFLGEDPSHPGLFSRIVRGEEQQWRVWEDEGHVAFLTPFPNAPGLTVLVPRRPLTSDIFRLEEADYTSLALATQKVAKVLEEGLGAWGVGLIFEGFEIDYAHAKLIPLLSPPSSHQVDGGSTTTTGSPSPQAQFSATYPGFVTSEDGPEASLECLKELQAKITQ, from the exons ACTtcccatctttctgtctctctatttccctctttctcctccttctcctgacctccctctcttcttccccctctgtCTTTTCCCTTCCTCCATCAGGATGTCATCATCTCTTCCCCGACCTCGTCATGTGATCTGGgagacagaggagctggtggCCTACCTCCACCCACAGCCCTGGACCCCAG GCACTACCATCCTGGAGCCGAAGACCCCCAGGGGCCCAGATGAGGAACCAAGCCCAGCTCAGGGCAGTCTCTTCAGGCTGGGTGAGGGAGCCTACCTGAGGTTGCTGCTGGGGTCCAGGGAGGTGGGGGCCCTGCTGTGTGAGAGGCTGGGGGTGAAGAGATGTGCCCTGGTCTGCAGGCCCCACCCAGACAGTAACAGTCCACCCCAG ATCCGGGTGCTGCCGCTACACGGCCTTGACAGCGAGTGGCGCCCCCACCTGGCGGGAGATGAACACTACACCCACCACGACCCCGGCTACGTCACCTCTAAAAGCGGCCCTCGCTGGACTGACACGTCCCTCCAGGAGATCCAGGCCGAGATCCGGGCCCAGCTCCCTTCCCCCAATGCTCTACCAAACCTCACCTTCCTGGGGGAAGACCCATCACACCCCGGCCTCTTCTCCCGGATCGTCCGTGGAGAGGAGCAGCAGTGGAGGGTGTGGGAGGATGAGGGACACGTGGCATTCCTCACCCCCTTCCCCAACGCCCCCGGCCTCACCGTACTGGTCCCCCGTCGACCTCTGACCTCGGATATATTTAGACTTGAAGAGGCAGATTATACGAGTTTGGCACTGGCAACCCAGAAGGTGGCCAAGGTTTTGGAAGAGGGTCTCGGAGCGTGGGGGGTGGGGTTGATATTCGAGGGGTTTGAGATTGACTATGCTCATGCTAAATTGATACCTCTACTCTCTCCGCCCTCCTCTCACCAGGTTGATGGgggctccaccaccaccactggcTCTCCATCTCCTCAGGCCCAGTTTAGTGCCACCTATCCTGGGTTTGTGACCTCGGAGGATGGCCCTGAGGCCAGCCTGGAGTGTTTGAAGGAGTTACAGGCCAAAATCacacagtaa